From one Sulfurimonas sp. HSL-3221 genomic stretch:
- a CDS encoding DUF302 domain-containing protein, with protein sequence MIKGLMTSLFAVALTMLMSGCSTMHMGWTAVTGQHKLDDNAMEAYDNMFTKVVEYGDPARAMMQEWLVNADIPNDDVAETIKSLAEEYNMRVTGDIKMYTKDDAAPEEVKHARIFSLCSLPIAKVFLNHSRYYGGFMPCRIMLVEYGNGDRWLVSMDMTLAIHGGYELPEDMLKMALSVKKAMDEIPARAAIGDF encoded by the coding sequence ATGATAAAAGGTCTGATGACTTCACTGTTCGCGGTTGCCCTCACAATGCTGATGAGCGGCTGTTCTACGATGCACATGGGCTGGACTGCCGTCACGGGTCAGCACAAGCTTGACGACAACGCCATGGAAGCCTATGACAACATGTTCACCAAGGTTGTCGAGTACGGCGACCCTGCACGTGCCATGATGCAGGAGTGGCTGGTCAACGCCGACATCCCCAATGACGACGTCGCAGAGACAATCAAGTCCCTCGCGGAAGAGTACAACATGCGCGTTACCGGCGACATCAAAATGTACACCAAAGACGACGCGGCACCCGAAGAGGTCAAGCACGCGCGCATCTTCTCCCTGTGCAGCCTGCCGATCGCGAAGGTCTTCCTCAACCATTCACGCTACTACGGCGGGTTCATGCCGTGCCGCATCATGCTCGTCGAGTACGGCAACGGCGACCGCTGGCTCGTTAGCATGGACATGACCCTGGCGATCCACGGCGGTTACGAGCTGCCCGAAGATATGCTGAAGATGGCCCTCTCCGTCAAAAAGGCGATGGATGAGATCCCGGCTCGCGCGGCGATCGGCGACTTCTAA
- a CDS encoding AraC family transcriptional regulator, protein MKEKLIEALFKKYDFEHEVGVKPTYIEKVKLLKSDHYEHGKELLYNRGIFLIASGQNRGIIDDEQVTLGSGQYVIIATVHPAECKTFLFDKVMKGVYIDLDLQRLQKIHTLMEKQPPADPFKTPKNVVTGTMNEEIESAFNRLMKILLDPQESKILGDNVLDELYYRIINTSAGEHLLQLCCQLTHFSRISTIVDEVQNQLDQEINIDDLAERANMRKANFHKKFKEIYNDSPIQYIKKIRLNKARQYIMFDKMKISDAASKVGYESPAQFSREFKSHFGFPPSELKNQ, encoded by the coding sequence ATGAAGGAAAAACTCATCGAGGCGCTTTTCAAAAAGTATGATTTCGAGCATGAAGTGGGGGTAAAACCCACCTATATCGAGAAGGTCAAACTGCTTAAAAGCGACCATTATGAGCACGGCAAGGAGCTCCTCTACAACCGCGGCATTTTCCTCATTGCCAGCGGGCAGAACCGGGGGATCATCGACGACGAGCAGGTGACGCTCGGCAGCGGCCAGTACGTGATCATCGCCACCGTCCACCCCGCCGAATGCAAAACCTTCCTCTTTGACAAGGTGATGAAGGGCGTCTACATCGACCTGGACCTGCAGCGGCTGCAGAAGATCCATACGCTGATGGAAAAACAGCCGCCGGCCGACCCTTTTAAAACGCCTAAGAACGTCGTCACCGGCACGATGAACGAGGAGATCGAGTCCGCCTTCAACCGGCTGATGAAAATTCTGCTCGATCCCCAGGAGTCCAAAATCCTCGGCGACAATGTGCTCGATGAACTCTACTACCGCATCATCAATACGAGCGCGGGGGAGCACCTGCTGCAGCTCTGCTGCCAGCTCACCCACTTTTCAAGGATCTCGACCATCGTCGACGAGGTACAGAACCAGCTCGACCAGGAGATCAACATCGACGACCTGGCCGAGAGGGCCAATATGCGCAAGGCGAATTTCCATAAAAAATTCAAAGAGATCTATAACGACTCGCCGATCCAGTACATCAAGAAGATCCGGCTCAACAAGGCGCGGCAGTACATCATGTTCGACAAGATGAAGATCTCGGACGCCGCGTCCAAAGTGGGCTACGAAAGCCCCGCCCAGTTCAGCCGCGAATTCAAAAGCCATTTCGGCTTCCCTCCTTCGGAGCTGAAAAACCAGTGA
- a CDS encoding cyclophilin-like fold protein, with amino-acid sequence MRVLFMMIFMALFALPLAARDGGDPMQISVHANGNTTRFQLNDSPASKALYDQLPLSIEVEDYGSNEKIFYPPKKLATEDTPPADAKAGTLAYYAPWGDVVMFYRAFGKASGLYELGHALEGGEHIQTMSGVITVEAVE; translated from the coding sequence ATGAGGGTACTGTTCATGATGATCTTCATGGCGCTCTTCGCCTTGCCTCTGGCCGCCCGCGACGGAGGTGACCCCATGCAGATCAGCGTCCACGCCAACGGAAACACCACCCGCTTTCAACTCAACGACTCCCCCGCCTCCAAGGCCCTCTACGACCAGCTTCCCCTGAGCATCGAGGTGGAGGACTACGGCAGCAACGAAAAGATCTTCTACCCCCCGAAGAAGCTGGCGACTGAGGACACGCCCCCGGCGGATGCCAAGGCCGGTACCCTCGCCTACTACGCCCCCTGGGGCGACGTCGTCATGTTCTACAGGGCGTTCGGAAAAGCAAGCGGGCTGTACGAGCTGGGACATGCGCTAGAAGGTGGTGAGCATATTCAAACGATGAGCGGGGTCATCACGGTCGAAGCGGTAGAGTAG
- a CDS encoding NAD(P)/FAD-dependent oxidoreductase gives MQKYDVIIIGGGVSGLSCAITLGSAGPKMEVASAKNILVIDAGKSHLNMAELHNVPGVAEGTKGPELLASLAARAEAYENVVLIKDTVTSVSGSAGAFTVTTEAGETFEADTVVFANGMQTISVEGIGAPVVDHVRAPRPGMVMIENSNGVIGEGKYVTGCAAGATSMFASAAGYGAQTATDIISAWAGKYTVIHDVLKKS, from the coding sequence ATGCAAAAATACGATGTCATTATCATCGGCGGCGGGGTTTCGGGCCTCTCGTGCGCCATCACGCTGGGATCGGCGGGGCCGAAAATGGAGGTCGCGAGCGCGAAAAATATCCTCGTCATCGACGCCGGCAAGTCCCACCTGAACATGGCGGAGCTCCATAACGTCCCGGGCGTCGCCGAGGGGACAAAGGGGCCCGAGCTCCTGGCCTCTTTGGCAGCGCGGGCGGAAGCCTATGAGAACGTCGTCCTCATCAAAGACACCGTCACCTCCGTCTCCGGGAGCGCCGGGGCCTTCACGGTCACGACCGAAGCAGGCGAAACCTTCGAAGCCGACACCGTCGTCTTTGCCAACGGGATGCAGACTATCAGTGTCGAGGGCATCGGCGCCCCCGTCGTCGACCACGTCCGCGCCCCGCGCCCCGGCATGGTGATGATCGAAAACAGTAACGGCGTCATCGGCGAAGGCAAGTATGTCACCGGCTGTGCGGCAGGCGCCACCTCCATGTTCGCTTCGGCCGCGGGCTACGGCGCACAGACGGCGACCGACATCATCAGCGCATGGGCCGGCAAATACACCGTCATCCACGACGTGCTCAAAAAGAGCTAA
- a CDS encoding SDR family NAD(P)-dependent oxidoreductase: MSKKNVLITGGARGIGAATAKTLASDGHRVFINYVNSTQVANDLASAINGAGGEAYPIQADVRDEESIKAMFDKIKSEHGGVDILVSNANMNFTQKPFMEQSWDEFSQKLNDEMRASYLCARYAAASMVEKKFGRLIFISSTLSESPAPSFIAHGSAKGALDTFSKYLAQELGAHGITSNIVAPGLVLTDATEGAPEAFKEFIRSMTPTQTISRPEDVANAIGFRQRGERPGDGGLSLRQWRGLHVLETTFVVSGNPVPVSCYPLTGVDC; encoded by the coding sequence ATGTCTAAGAAAAATGTTCTGATTACCGGCGGTGCCAGAGGCATCGGTGCGGCCACGGCCAAAACCCTCGCCAGCGACGGCCACCGGGTATTCATCAACTACGTCAACAGCACCCAGGTCGCCAATGACCTGGCCTCGGCCATCAACGGTGCCGGCGGCGAAGCGTACCCCATCCAGGCGGATGTCCGGGACGAAGAAAGCATCAAAGCGATGTTCGACAAGATCAAAAGTGAACACGGCGGCGTCGACATTCTCGTCTCCAACGCCAATATGAACTTCACGCAAAAGCCCTTCATGGAGCAGAGCTGGGACGAATTTTCCCAGAAGCTCAATGACGAGATGCGCGCCTCCTACCTCTGTGCCCGGTACGCCGCGGCTTCGATGGTGGAAAAGAAGTTCGGCCGTCTGATCTTTATCTCCAGTACCCTCTCCGAGAGTCCGGCGCCCTCTTTCATCGCCCACGGTTCCGCCAAGGGCGCGCTGGACACCTTCAGCAAGTACCTTGCGCAGGAGCTGGGTGCGCACGGCATCACCTCCAATATCGTCGCGCCGGGCCTGGTGCTGACCGATGCGACAGAAGGCGCCCCGGAGGCGTTCAAGGAGTTCATCCGCTCCATGACGCCGACGCAGACGATCTCCAGACCCGAAGACGTCGCGAACGCCATCGGTTTTCGCCAAAGAGGAGAGCGGCCAGGTGACGGGGGCCTATCTCTCCGTCAGTGGCGGGGCTTACATGTCTTAGAAACCACTTTTGTAGTATCGGGCAATCCTGTGCCGGTATCGTGCTACCCCCTTACCGGGGTGGACTGCTAA
- a CDS encoding helix-turn-helix domain-containing protein, which produces MELLSMSQALDRYRQIHLEAPVFGMNVLADDFRPADIVILQSNSQRKEGVPVRCDFYTMVFCLAGGSIRYVNQFEYTINAHSLHLLPPGSIHSFRDTFDTTRYYVILFEKDFPEEPSLLAFHDKHLESVDLEPVLFGRVKEIFEEIERELKKSDIDSGLYAKHLLDLILLILKREKLKLGSDAPRTRSDVICSRFLSLLEENFKTMKRVDDYAALLDLTPKYLSETVKANLGKSALHYIHKRIVKEAEYLLVYTDRRVGSIAAALNFHDASQFTKFFKQKVGKSPKQYRIDNAV; this is translated from the coding sequence ATGGAACTGTTGAGCATGTCCCAGGCGCTCGATCGCTACAGGCAGATCCACCTCGAAGCCCCCGTATTCGGCATGAATGTCCTCGCGGACGATTTCCGGCCCGCAGACATTGTCATCCTCCAGAGCAACTCCCAGCGCAAGGAGGGGGTGCCCGTACGGTGCGATTTTTACACGATGGTGTTCTGCCTGGCGGGAGGCTCGATCCGTTACGTGAACCAGTTCGAGTACACCATCAACGCGCACTCCCTGCACCTGCTGCCACCGGGTTCGATTCATTCCTTCCGTGATACTTTTGACACGACGCGGTATTACGTGATTCTCTTTGAGAAGGATTTCCCCGAAGAGCCGTCGCTGCTGGCCTTTCATGACAAACACCTCGAAAGCGTCGACCTGGAACCGGTGCTGTTCGGCAGGGTCAAAGAGATCTTTGAGGAGATCGAGCGCGAGCTCAAAAAGTCCGACATCGACAGCGGCCTCTATGCGAAACACCTGCTGGACCTGATTTTGCTGATCCTGAAACGGGAGAAGCTGAAACTGGGGAGCGACGCGCCCAGAACGCGGAGCGACGTCATCTGCAGCCGTTTCCTCTCTTTGCTGGAAGAGAACTTCAAGACCATGAAGCGCGTCGACGACTACGCGGCGCTGCTCGACCTGACCCCGAAATATCTCAGCGAAACGGTCAAGGCAAACCTGGGGAAGAGCGCGCTGCACTACATCCATAAACGCATCGTCAAGGAGGCCGAGTACCTGCTCGTTTATACCGACAGGAGGGTCGGCAGCATCGCCGCGGCGCTCAATTTTCATGACGCCTCCCAGTTCACCAAATTTTTCAAACAGAAAGTCGGCAAAAGCCCGAAACAGTACCGTATAGACAATGCCGTGTAG
- a CDS encoding glutamine amidotransferase: MKQICIIKTGSTFGTTRSAYNDFEDWIIDKLELPQSRPFTVNVQGGDALPDLAWCDGVIVTGSHSMVTEEEAWSRQTAAWLAEVVARGIPMLAICYGHQLLAKALGGVSGYHRNGMEIGTVAIDLTDNARDDRLFCDLPKRFDAHTIHSQTVVTLPEGAVRLAFNTHDENHAFRMGPSAWGVQFHPEFDRAVMRSYIDEVSKSEPFGEEKRAALLEAARETAEATAILKRFEKLVCEG, translated from the coding sequence GTGAAGCAGATCTGCATTATCAAAACAGGATCGACGTTCGGTACAACCCGAAGCGCGTATAATGATTTTGAAGACTGGATCATTGACAAGCTGGAGTTGCCGCAATCGCGCCCGTTTACGGTGAACGTCCAGGGGGGCGACGCCCTGCCGGATCTGGCGTGGTGCGACGGTGTGATCGTCACCGGTTCGCACTCTATGGTCACCGAAGAGGAGGCCTGGAGCCGTCAGACGGCGGCGTGGCTGGCGGAAGTAGTGGCGCGGGGCATCCCGATGCTGGCGATCTGCTACGGGCACCAGCTCCTGGCCAAGGCCCTTGGCGGCGTCTCGGGTTACCACCGCAACGGCATGGAGATAGGGACGGTCGCTATTGACCTGACCGACAACGCGCGGGACGATAGGCTCTTTTGCGACCTGCCGAAGCGTTTTGATGCCCATACCATCCACTCCCAGACGGTCGTCACCCTGCCCGAAGGCGCCGTGCGGCTCGCGTTCAACACCCACGATGAAAACCACGCCTTCAGGATGGGACCGAGTGCCTGGGGTGTGCAGTTCCACCCCGAGTTCGACAGGGCCGTCATGCGCTCCTATATCGATGAGGTTTCCAAATCCGAACCGTTCGGGGAGGAGAAGAGGGCGGCACTGCTGGAAGCGGCGCGCGAAACCGCCGAAGCGACGGCGATCCTGAAGAGGTTCGAGAAGCTCGTCTGTGAAGGGTGA
- a CDS encoding carboxymuconolactone decarboxylase family protein, with product MRTGMITFLFSLFSVTCSFAAEMGGPKAVEALTAKEQAMIPIAALTAAGDMERLKPALEKGLDAGLSVNEIKDILIQLYAYCGFPRSLNGINTFMEVMKVREAEGIKDTVGKAASPLPKGMDRDAYGAEIRRKLMGVTEEPPAQGYQLFTPVMDTYLKEHLFADIFARDVLDHRSRELVTISALAAMPGTEGQLRFHLGAAMNTGLSADQMAAFVAVFEANVGVRAAESVRQLLRDLLTAGDG from the coding sequence ATGCGAACCGGAATGATCACTTTTCTGTTTTCCCTCTTCAGCGTCACCTGCAGTTTTGCGGCAGAGATGGGTGGCCCCAAAGCAGTCGAAGCGCTCACTGCAAAAGAGCAGGCCATGATCCCCATCGCCGCGTTGACGGCAGCAGGCGACATGGAGCGGCTCAAACCCGCGTTGGAGAAAGGGCTGGATGCCGGTCTCAGCGTCAACGAAATCAAGGATATCCTTATCCAGCTCTACGCCTACTGCGGGTTCCCGCGCAGCCTCAACGGCATCAACACCTTTATGGAGGTCATGAAAGTGCGCGAGGCAGAGGGCATCAAGGATACGGTCGGCAAAGCGGCTTCGCCGCTGCCGAAGGGTATGGACAGGGACGCATACGGTGCAGAGATACGCCGAAAACTTATGGGCGTTACAGAAGAGCCTCCGGCCCAGGGCTACCAGCTCTTTACCCCGGTGATGGACACCTACCTTAAAGAGCACCTCTTCGCGGACATCTTCGCCCGGGACGTTCTGGACCACCGTAGCCGCGAGCTGGTCACCATCTCGGCGCTGGCCGCCATGCCCGGGACGGAGGGGCAGCTAAGGTTCCATCTGGGTGCCGCCATGAATACGGGATTGAGTGCCGATCAGATGGCGGCGTTCGTCGCCGTATTCGAGGCGAACGTTGGAGTGCGCGCAGCCGAGTCAGTACGACAACTGCTCCGAGACCTGCTCACAGCGGGGGACGGCTGA
- a CDS encoding cupin domain-containing protein: MKYMDKKQFDKTNMFGTGVPNEMYAEYFIGDSFLNLAINPEGSPAFVANVTFEPGCRNNWHIHHAASGGGQLLICTAGEGWYQKEGEEPISLKEGSVAFIPTEVKHWHGAKADSWFSHISVEIPGTETSNEWLEPVDDAYYNTLKAKG; the protein is encoded by the coding sequence ATGAAATACATGGACAAAAAACAATTCGACAAGACCAATATGTTCGGAACGGGCGTGCCCAATGAGATGTATGCGGAATACTTCATCGGGGACTCCTTTCTGAACCTCGCGATCAACCCGGAGGGCTCCCCCGCTTTCGTCGCCAACGTAACCTTCGAGCCGGGGTGCCGCAACAACTGGCACATCCACCACGCCGCAAGCGGCGGCGGGCAGCTGCTGATCTGTACGGCGGGCGAAGGGTGGTACCAAAAAGAGGGGGAAGAACCCATCAGCCTGAAAGAAGGATCTGTTGCCTTCATTCCGACAGAAGTCAAACACTGGCACGGCGCCAAGGCCGACAGCTGGTTCAGCCACATCTCCGTGGAGATCCCGGGGACGGAAACGAGCAACGAGTGGCTGGAGCCCGTAGACGATGCCTACTACAACACGCTAAAAGCGAAAGGATAG
- a CDS encoding SDR family NAD(P)-dependent oxidoreductase, with protein sequence MAKVFITGSSDGLGLLAARMLVDAGHDVTLHARNAERAEDARRQLPGASDILIADLSEMGATVKLAEAANAIGPFDTVIHNAGVYQAPKPAIFAVNVLAPYILTALIEPPKRLVYIGSNMHTQGSADIHALSPETGVTYSDSKLLVLMLAKAVARRWPGVHANTVDPGWVPTKMGGKGAPDDLQEGARTQVWLASGGDAAVSGRYFFHMEEASYASKTDDAVAQEALLARCEALSGIRFPAG encoded by the coding sequence ATGGCAAAAGTATTCATTACCGGCTCCTCGGACGGGCTCGGGCTGCTCGCGGCGCGGATGCTCGTCGATGCGGGGCACGACGTCACCCTGCACGCCCGCAACGCCGAGCGCGCGGAAGATGCCAGGCGGCAGCTGCCCGGGGCCAGTGACATCCTGATTGCCGACCTCTCCGAGATGGGGGCCACCGTGAAGCTGGCCGAAGCGGCCAACGCCATCGGGCCCTTTGACACCGTCATCCACAACGCCGGCGTCTACCAGGCGCCGAAGCCCGCGATCTTTGCGGTCAACGTGCTTGCCCCCTACATCCTGACGGCGCTGATCGAGCCACCGAAACGGCTTGTTTACATCGGTTCCAACATGCACACGCAGGGCAGCGCAGACATACATGCTCTCTCGCCGGAGACGGGTGTCACCTACTCCGACTCCAAGCTGCTGGTATTGATGCTGGCCAAAGCCGTGGCGCGCCGATGGCCGGGCGTCCACGCCAACACCGTCGACCCCGGGTGGGTCCCCACCAAGATGGGCGGGAAAGGCGCGCCGGACGATCTGCAGGAGGGAGCACGGACCCAGGTATGGCTTGCCTCGGGCGGAGATGCCGCCGTCAGCGGCCGCTACTTTTTCCATATGGAAGAGGCGTCTTATGCCTCAAAAACCGACGACGCCGTCGCGCAGGAGGCGCTGCTGGCACGCTGCGAAGCGCTCAGCGGCATCCGCTTTCCGGCGGGTTGA
- a CDS encoding NAD(P)-dependent alcohol dehydrogenase, with the protein MEHKTNDQSRRDFIKKSAVLGAGLVFIDPATLFADEKGKTMNGNIKTKGYAVFDTSGVFKPWEFERRPVGDNDVLIDIKYASICHSDIHQMKGHWGPQQYPQVPGHEIVGIVAAVGKNVTEFKVGDRAGVGCMVDGCTTCENEEQYQPDTLFTYGYPDKREPTGISQGGYSKSIVVRDHYVVHIPENLDFKVAAPLLCAGITTYSPLMKFDLKKGDKVGVAGIGGLGHMAIKLAVSKGAEVYAFTTSPDKADDILKFGAKEAIVVDDLSKIQPYAGTLDYMVSTIPYKHNIAAYIAAVKPYGVFTYVGMPDNFEIMMNNLALSATRVNFNASLIGGMKETQEVVDYCAANKIYPQIEMIEAKAITEAWKKVENKEARYRYVIDSATI; encoded by the coding sequence ATGGAACACAAAACGAACGATCAGTCCAGAAGGGACTTTATCAAGAAATCGGCCGTGCTGGGAGCCGGTCTGGTTTTTATCGACCCGGCCACACTCTTCGCAGATGAAAAAGGAAAAACGATGAACGGAAACATTAAAACAAAAGGGTATGCGGTATTCGACACCAGCGGTGTTTTCAAGCCGTGGGAGTTCGAACGCCGTCCCGTCGGCGACAACGACGTCCTGATCGACATCAAGTACGCCTCGATCTGCCACTCGGACATCCACCAGATGAAAGGGCACTGGGGACCACAGCAGTACCCGCAGGTCCCGGGGCATGAGATCGTCGGTATCGTCGCCGCCGTTGGCAAGAACGTTACCGAGTTCAAAGTCGGCGACAGGGCCGGTGTGGGGTGTATGGTCGACGGCTGTACGACCTGCGAGAACGAAGAGCAGTACCAGCCCGACACCCTCTTCACCTACGGCTATCCGGACAAAAGAGAGCCGACAGGCATTTCTCAGGGCGGTTACTCGAAAAGCATCGTCGTCAGGGATCACTATGTGGTGCACATTCCCGAGAACCTCGACTTCAAAGTCGCGGCACCGCTGCTGTGCGCGGGGATCACGACCTACTCTCCCCTGATGAAATTCGATCTTAAAAAGGGGGACAAGGTCGGCGTGGCCGGCATCGGCGGTCTGGGGCATATGGCAATCAAGCTCGCCGTCTCCAAGGGTGCGGAGGTCTACGCCTTCACGACGTCGCCGGACAAGGCGGATGACATCCTGAAGTTCGGGGCGAAGGAGGCCATTGTCGTCGATGACCTCTCGAAAATTCAGCCCTACGCCGGAACGCTGGACTACATGGTCAGCACCATTCCCTACAAGCACAACATCGCGGCGTATATCGCGGCCGTGAAGCCGTACGGTGTCTTCACCTACGTCGGCATGCCGGATAATTTCGAGATCATGATGAACAACCTCGCCCTCTCCGCAACCCGCGTCAACTTCAATGCCTCGCTGATCGGCGGGATGAAAGAGACGCAGGAGGTGGTGGATTACTGTGCGGCCAACAAGATCTATCCCCAGATCGAGATGATCGAGGCCAAAGCGATCACCGAGGCGTGGAAAAAAGTGGAGAACAAAGAGGCACGCTATCGATACGTGATCGATTCGGCCACGATCTAA
- a CDS encoding AraC family transcriptional regulator produces the protein MQTLQLDRYREELKSRIGASFRGENAISTPIDALSFYYSTTPTNMLATIYEPSICVIAQGAKEVGVDGELIPYDPDMYLLASVHMPAQVRITEASEDRPYMGLTITFSMEQIFDVLKEVGRSTNPSKGPRRGLYFGDMQPRLLDPVTRLVRLLDTPEDIPVMAPLITKEILYNIMRDEGGDFIRQYVMDGSATQRVVKAITKIKDEFREALQVKELAHHVGMSESSLYANFKKITGMSPLQFQKSLRLQEARQLLMSRDVEAAEVAFEVGYESPSQFSREYARMFGLPPKADTRL, from the coding sequence ATGCAGACTTTGCAGCTTGACCGTTATCGCGAGGAACTCAAAAGCCGGATCGGGGCGTCATTCCGGGGCGAAAACGCCATATCTACCCCTATCGATGCGCTCTCCTTTTACTATAGTACGACGCCGACGAACATGCTGGCGACCATCTATGAACCCTCCATCTGTGTCATCGCACAGGGTGCCAAAGAGGTGGGCGTGGACGGGGAGCTTATCCCCTACGATCCCGATATGTACCTGCTGGCCTCCGTCCATATGCCCGCGCAGGTCCGCATCACCGAGGCATCGGAAGATCGCCCCTATATGGGGCTGACCATTACCTTTAGCATGGAGCAGATCTTCGACGTGCTCAAAGAGGTGGGGCGGTCGACAAACCCGTCGAAGGGTCCCAGAAGGGGGCTCTATTTCGGCGACATGCAGCCGCGCCTCCTCGACCCTGTTACACGGCTGGTACGGCTCCTCGACACCCCCGAGGACATCCCGGTCATGGCACCCCTCATTACCAAGGAGATCCTCTATAACATCATGCGCGACGAGGGCGGCGATTTTATACGGCAGTACGTGATGGACGGGAGCGCGACCCAGCGGGTTGTCAAGGCGATTACGAAGATCAAAGACGAGTTCCGCGAGGCGCTTCAGGTCAAAGAGCTTGCACACCATGTCGGCATGAGCGAATCATCTCTCTACGCGAATTTCAAGAAGATCACGGGGATGAGCCCGCTGCAGTTCCAAAAGAGTCTCCGCCTCCAGGAAGCGCGCCAGCTGCTGATGTCGCGGGACGTCGAAGCGGCGGAGGTCGCCTTCGAAGTGGGCTACGAAAGCCCGTCGCAGTTCAGCAGGGAATACGCTAGAATGTTCGGGCTGCCGCCCAAGGCCGACACCCGTTTATAA